In a genomic window of Dyadobacter fermentans DSM 18053:
- a CDS encoding TonB-dependent receptor: MRLIFTAFLLLLHITAWAQDRVTISGFVREKGSQELLPGVNVYIGNTPYGAVTNTYGFYSLTLPAQDSATVSFSFVGYEKQEKRVALRADTDLNILLPTITQLEEVVVSARRQEDYVSRTVQMSKVEIPIQQLKKVPAFFGEKDVLRVLQLMPGVQKGNEGQTGLYVRGGGPDQNLIILDDAVVYNANHLFGFFSIFNSDALRSVELTKGGFPARYGGRLSSVLEMNMKEGSKEKLHGEGGIGLISSRLTLEGPISKGKSSFLISGRRTYIDVLAAPLIAREQRGADSQVKPGYYFYDLNAKMNYDLGKKDKLYISGYFGRDKFHANEKSSTSETRAGLDWGNATATMRWNHVLNQKLFVNTSFIFSNFKFGVSSYSKELNGDGSLDDEFSLEYDSRIRDLGIKTDFDFYPSPKHAVKFGGQATFHKFVPSALAIAGTFTDNPIERSVRPVYSLETGLYIEDTWQALDALKINAGLRLSTFQTDVKTYVRPEPRLSAALRLAENLSFKASYARMNQYVHLLSNTGLGLPTDLWVPTTAKVAPQQSEQVAAGFAKDLEQPALTITLEGYYKKMNNILNYKEGSSFLSLNGENANELSWEDNVTSGKGWSYGGEFLIQKKTGRFSGWIGYTLSWTYWKFRELNFGQTFFPRYDRRHDLSVVGIYEISKRITLSSTWVYGTGNALTLPVSSYRAATDNFVTRLTSEGKPAISWFGPTVNEYGQKNSYRAEPFHRMDIAIQFHKKKKRHERTWEFGVYNAYNRRNPFFYNIDEEMVILPNVMPATPVPKYTLKRYSLFPVLPYFSYNFKF, translated from the coding sequence ATGCGTCTGATTTTTACGGCTTTCCTCTTGCTTTTACATATCACCGCATGGGCCCAGGACCGCGTCACGATCAGCGGTTTCGTGCGGGAAAAAGGCAGCCAGGAGTTGCTCCCCGGCGTGAATGTGTACATCGGGAACACACCCTACGGCGCAGTGACCAACACCTACGGATTTTACTCGCTTACATTGCCTGCCCAGGACTCCGCAACGGTTTCGTTCTCATTTGTCGGCTATGAAAAACAGGAGAAGCGGGTGGCCCTTCGCGCCGATACCGACCTGAATATCCTGCTTCCTACCATTACCCAGCTCGAAGAAGTGGTGGTTTCGGCGCGCCGCCAGGAAGATTATGTGAGTCGCACAGTGCAGATGAGCAAGGTTGAGATCCCGATCCAGCAACTGAAAAAAGTACCTGCATTTTTCGGCGAAAAAGACGTCCTCCGCGTTTTGCAGCTCATGCCCGGCGTGCAAAAAGGCAACGAAGGCCAAACGGGCCTTTACGTACGCGGCGGCGGGCCCGACCAGAACCTGATCATCCTCGACGATGCCGTGGTGTACAATGCCAACCACCTTTTCGGATTTTTCTCCATTTTCAATTCGGATGCCCTCAGGAGTGTGGAACTCACGAAGGGCGGCTTTCCGGCACGTTATGGCGGCCGGTTGTCGTCGGTTTTGGAAATGAATATGAAAGAGGGAAGCAAGGAAAAGCTACACGGCGAAGGCGGTATCGGCCTCATTTCCTCCCGCCTGACGCTAGAAGGGCCGATTTCAAAAGGCAAATCTTCCTTCCTCATTTCGGGGCGGCGGACTTACATTGATGTCCTCGCGGCTCCGCTCATCGCGCGCGAGCAGCGGGGCGCAGACAGCCAGGTGAAGCCGGGCTATTATTTTTACGACCTTAATGCCAAAATGAACTACGATCTGGGCAAAAAGGATAAGCTTTACATCAGTGGTTATTTCGGGCGCGACAAGTTCCACGCCAATGAGAAAAGCAGCACGTCCGAAACCCGCGCCGGCCTCGATTGGGGCAATGCAACAGCCACCATGCGCTGGAACCATGTTTTGAATCAGAAGCTCTTCGTCAATACTTCCTTCATTTTCAGCAACTTCAAGTTCGGCGTATCCAGTTATTCCAAAGAATTGAACGGCGACGGCTCGCTCGACGACGAGTTCAGCCTCGAATACGATTCACGCATCCGCGACCTGGGCATTAAAACAGATTTCGATTTTTACCCATCTCCCAAACATGCCGTTAAATTCGGCGGGCAGGCCACCTTTCACAAGTTCGTCCCGTCCGCGCTGGCCATTGCGGGTACATTTACAGACAATCCGATTGAGCGATCGGTAAGGCCGGTTTATTCTCTGGAAACAGGGCTTTACATTGAAGATACCTGGCAGGCATTGGACGCGCTGAAAATCAATGCGGGACTGCGGCTTAGCACGTTTCAGACCGACGTGAAAACTTATGTCCGCCCCGAGCCTCGCCTTTCGGCCGCATTGCGCCTGGCCGAAAACCTTTCGTTCAAAGCCTCTTACGCGCGCATGAACCAGTATGTGCATTTGCTTTCCAACACCGGCCTTGGCCTCCCTACCGACCTTTGGGTGCCCACCACCGCGAAGGTAGCGCCCCAGCAGTCGGAGCAGGTGGCGGCGGGTTTTGCCAAAGACCTCGAACAGCCGGCGCTCACCATTACATTGGAAGGCTATTATAAAAAAATGAACAACATCCTGAACTACAAGGAAGGGTCGTCGTTCCTGAGCCTGAATGGCGAAAATGCCAACGAACTGAGCTGGGAGGACAATGTAACTTCGGGAAAGGGCTGGTCGTACGGCGGAGAGTTTTTGATACAGAAGAAAACCGGCAGATTCTCCGGATGGATCGGTTATACATTATCATGGACTTATTGGAAATTCCGTGAATTGAATTTCGGCCAAACCTTCTTTCCGCGCTACGACCGCCGCCACGACCTTTCGGTGGTGGGCATTTACGAAATCAGTAAGCGCATTACGCTGTCCTCCACGTGGGTGTACGGAACCGGCAATGCGCTTACGCTGCCCGTGTCGAGCTACCGGGCCGCTACCGATAATTTCGTGACCCGGCTAACGTCCGAAGGGAAACCGGCCATCAGCTGGTTTGGCCCCACGGTAAACGAATATGGCCAAAAAAACAGCTATCGCGCCGAACCGTTCCACCGCATGGATATCGCCATTCAATTCCACAAGAAGAAGAAACGACATGAACGCACGTGGGAGTTTGGGGTGTACAATGCATATAATCGCAGGAACCCGTTTTTCTACAACATAGACGAGGAAATGGTGATCCTGCCGAATGTAATGCCCGCGACGCCGGTGCCGAAATACACGCTGAAACGTTACTCGCTGTTTCCGGTACTGCCCTATTTCAGCTATAATTTCAAATTCTAA
- a CDS encoding DUF1398 domain-containing protein, with protein MEMIELTEELIESAEQRSAGLPYPQLVKNLKAIGVDNYEVKVKNRKRTYTSVNGDKLILAGDLPEFECAEAFKLEEVKAAIKRTQDGLTDYPTFLHEIGAAGIHTYVADLTGMKVIYQGPNSEYEYEEMIPEA; from the coding sequence ATGGAAATGATCGAACTGACCGAAGAACTCATTGAATCAGCCGAGCAACGGTCTGCCGGCCTGCCCTACCCGCAACTTGTCAAGAATTTGAAAGCGATCGGTGTCGATAACTACGAGGTGAAGGTAAAAAACCGCAAACGTACCTATACTTCCGTTAACGGCGACAAGCTGATCCTCGCCGGCGACCTGCCCGAATTCGAATGTGCGGAAGCATTCAAACTGGAAGAGGTCAAGGCGGCTATCAAGCGCACACAGGATGGCCTTACCGACTATCCTACTTTCCTGCACGAGATCGGCGCCGCAGGCATTCATACCTACGTAGCCGATCTCACGGGCATGAAAGTGATTTACCAGGGCCCCAATTCGGAATACGAATACGAGGAAATGATCCCGGAAGCTTAA
- a CDS encoding GH92 family glycosyl hydrolase: MRVPFLPVGLLFLSTLFIDNQSHAQKAPVDYVATMIGTAPSATESARAHSEAGSELKGQTIPAVGVPNGMTQWTPQTRATETKCIAPFYYNDNQFQGFRGTHWLNGSCVQDYGSVTIMPLSGELITDAEKRASVFSHDKEQSLPDHYSVWLPDHQVNAEVTALARTAIMRFRYDSGEESFLLIEPNSDEGEGFVEVLRERGEVVGYNPVHRIYQGSGQPAGISGYFVMKFDKKIIQSGVWLGDTITPMGRILTGTGKREKLGAYVGFGDAKQVVTVRIGTSFTSIEGARANLEKEMGDKSFEVVQKLSRDTWNASLGKVKVSGSDNDKVLFYSALYRTKQSPRLLSDVDGSYPSFAGGTPVQKTDGFDYYCDFSLWDTFRAAMPLEILLEPRTAGDMVQSLVKKAEQGGWMPIFPCWNHYTAAMVGDHGMSVVADAYAKNIRNFDVNSAYNYLRKNAFEVNTNAKSYEAGQGRRALKSYLQYGYVPLEDSVWQAFHKREQVSRTLEYAYDDFCLSILANGLSKKEDAAQLRERALNYRHVIDPSTGYARGRHADSRWIGNFDPFAKRVSFITEGSPAQYTWFVPQDMAGLQKIMGGKDRFVQKLDTLFDQGHYWHGNEPNHQIAYLYAFAGEPWKTQQWTRTIIRNEYDSSVGGLSGNEDGGQMSAWLAFSMMGFYPVAPGTDQYVLGSPVFEEMSVETGKNRRFTVTAKGVSDNARYIQSATLNGKPFTRTYLTHGELLKGGSLVLQMAEEPNKQWGAQATDRPFSLSKN; encoded by the coding sequence ATGCGCGTACCTTTCCTTCCTGTCGGTTTACTGTTTTTATCGACGCTTTTTATTGATAATCAATCCCATGCGCAGAAGGCACCGGTGGACTATGTAGCCACGATGATAGGCACTGCACCGTCGGCAACGGAGAGCGCCAGGGCGCATAGCGAGGCGGGCAGCGAATTGAAGGGACAGACGATTCCGGCCGTGGGCGTCCCGAACGGGATGACGCAATGGACCCCGCAAACCCGCGCCACCGAAACCAAATGCATTGCGCCATTTTATTATAACGACAACCAATTCCAGGGATTCCGCGGCACGCATTGGCTCAATGGCTCCTGCGTGCAGGATTACGGCTCTGTGACAATCATGCCGCTATCGGGCGAACTCATCACCGATGCGGAAAAACGGGCCAGCGTTTTCAGCCACGATAAAGAACAAAGTTTGCCCGACCATTATAGCGTGTGGCTGCCTGATCATCAGGTCAATGCCGAGGTGACCGCCCTTGCGCGCACGGCCATCATGCGTTTCAGGTATGATAGCGGCGAAGAATCATTTCTCCTGATCGAGCCCAACAGCGATGAGGGAGAGGGCTTTGTGGAGGTCCTGCGCGAACGTGGCGAGGTGGTGGGCTACAATCCCGTACACCGCATTTACCAGGGATCGGGCCAGCCTGCGGGTATTAGCGGTTATTTTGTGATGAAGTTTGATAAAAAAATCATTCAGTCGGGCGTTTGGCTGGGCGATACGATCACTCCTATGGGCCGGATACTCACCGGAACCGGAAAACGGGAGAAACTGGGCGCCTATGTGGGCTTTGGCGACGCGAAACAGGTGGTTACCGTGCGTATCGGCACGTCGTTCACGAGCATTGAAGGCGCGCGCGCGAACCTTGAAAAAGAAATGGGCGACAAGAGTTTTGAAGTGGTTCAAAAGCTGTCGCGCGATACCTGGAATGCATCGCTCGGAAAAGTGAAGGTGAGCGGAAGCGACAATGACAAGGTGCTTTTTTACAGCGCATTATATCGCACAAAACAGTCGCCGAGGCTGCTATCGGATGTGGATGGGAGCTATCCCTCTTTCGCAGGCGGCACCCCGGTGCAGAAAACCGACGGCTTCGATTACTACTGCGATTTCAGCCTCTGGGATACGTTCCGCGCCGCCATGCCGCTGGAAATACTGCTCGAACCGAGGACGGCGGGCGATATGGTCCAGTCGCTTGTGAAAAAAGCGGAACAGGGCGGTTGGATGCCCATTTTTCCCTGCTGGAACCATTATACGGCGGCTATGGTGGGCGACCACGGCATGTCGGTCGTGGCGGATGCCTATGCCAAAAACATCCGGAACTTCGATGTGAACAGCGCTTACAATTACCTTCGGAAAAATGCATTTGAAGTAAATACCAATGCGAAAAGCTACGAAGCCGGACAAGGCCGGAGGGCATTGAAATCATACCTTCAATATGGCTATGTGCCGTTGGAGGACAGCGTTTGGCAGGCATTCCACAAGCGCGAGCAGGTATCGCGCACACTCGAATACGCGTACGACGATTTCTGCCTGTCAATCCTCGCGAATGGCCTCAGTAAAAAGGAAGACGCGGCCCAGCTGCGTGAAAGGGCGCTCAATTACCGCCACGTGATCGACCCGTCGACCGGCTACGCGCGCGGGCGCCATGCGGACAGCCGCTGGATCGGCAATTTCGATCCGTTCGCAAAGCGTGTAAGCTTTATCACAGAGGGCTCGCCGGCGCAGTACACGTGGTTTGTGCCGCAGGACATGGCCGGATTGCAGAAAATAATGGGAGGAAAAGACCGGTTTGTCCAAAAGCTCGACACACTGTTCGACCAGGGGCATTACTGGCACGGCAACGAGCCCAACCATCAGATCGCCTATTTGTATGCATTCGCAGGCGAGCCGTGGAAAACCCAGCAATGGACGCGCACGATTATCCGCAACGAATACGATAGCAGCGTAGGCGGACTGAGCGGAAATGAGGACGGCGGGCAAATGTCGGCCTGGCTGGCATTCAGCATGATGGGTTTTTACCCGGTTGCACCCGGCACGGATCAGTATGTGCTCGGAAGCCCGGTATTCGAGGAAATGTCGGTGGAAACGGGCAAGAACCGGAGGTTTACCGTCACGGCCAAAGGTGTTTCCGACAATGCACGCTACATTCAGTCGGCTACTTTGAATGGAAAGCCCTTCACGCGTACTTACCTCACGCACGGTGAGTTGCTGAAAGGCGGCAGCCTGGTGCTTCAAATGGCGGAGGAGCCCAACAAGCAATGGGGCGCACAGGCAACGGACCGGCCATTTTCGCTTTCTAAAAACTGA
- a CDS encoding pyridoxamine 5'-phosphate oxidase family protein, producing MLNNTVSCSIAIEKNGYPLPHVAFYHFDEANNDIIFHFSKYGHAGEEITDEKKASISVYKYGRLYTAAKAVDFGCEYQSVIIYGTISIIENEQERMQAMSYFFDRYFSQIPKDSYEAFTSNQSNAIYVAKVHIEPWFGKEHSLPVIAKDAFLPQFPAMMEPRDT from the coding sequence ATGCTGAACAATACCGTTTCTTGTTCGATAGCCATTGAAAAGAATGGTTACCCTTTGCCCCACGTCGCATTTTATCATTTCGATGAGGCGAATAATGATATCATCTTTCATTTCTCAAAGTACGGTCACGCGGGCGAGGAAATCACCGACGAGAAGAAAGCGAGCATTTCAGTTTATAAATATGGAAGGCTCTATACAGCGGCCAAGGCAGTTGATTTTGGCTGTGAGTACCAAAGCGTAATTATTTATGGAACAATCAGCATCATCGAAAACGAGCAGGAGCGAATGCAGGCAATGAGCTACTTTTTCGACCGGTACTTTTCCCAAATTCCCAAAGACAGCTACGAGGCATTTACCAGCAACCAAAGCAACGCGATTTACGTCGCAAAGGTACACATCGAACCATGGTTTGGAAAGGAACATTCCTTGCCAGTGATTGCAAAAGACGCATTTTTGCCCCAGTTTCCGGCAATGATGGAACCTCGCGACACCTGA
- a CDS encoding threonine aldolase family protein has protein sequence MKIDLRSDTITKPTREMQEAMWAAEVGDDVFGDDPTVNALQQKAAQLFGMEDALFCPSGTMTNQLAIRVHTRPGSDVICDKYSHIYLYEGGGIMLNAFSSVKLLDGDRGRLSASQVTEAISPEHDVHSTVTRLVSLENTMNKGGGCYYDFSEIRAIRDVCRERNIPLHLDGARLFNALVETGETPAQYGEAFDSISICLSKGLGCPVGSLLIGTRALIREARRFRKVMGGGWRQAGFLAAAGLYALDHHVGRLKEDHSRARSVGECFSARAEVAEVFPVDTNIVIVRLHDDISEKEYVSRLADAGILAVTFGKGLVRFVTHLDFTDDHLDIMRSKVRNL, from the coding sequence ATGAAAATAGACCTGCGCAGCGACACCATCACCAAACCTACCCGGGAAATGCAGGAAGCCATGTGGGCGGCAGAAGTGGGCGATGATGTTTTCGGCGACGATCCAACCGTGAATGCATTGCAGCAAAAGGCGGCTCAGCTTTTCGGAATGGAGGATGCGCTTTTCTGCCCTTCCGGCACCATGACCAACCAGCTCGCTATCCGCGTGCACACCCGGCCCGGAAGCGATGTGATCTGCGATAAGTATTCGCACATTTATCTGTACGAAGGCGGGGGCATTATGCTCAACGCGTTTTCATCGGTAAAACTTCTCGACGGCGATCGCGGAAGGCTGAGCGCAAGCCAGGTGACGGAGGCGATCAGTCCGGAACACGATGTGCATTCTACGGTCACGCGGCTCGTTTCGTTGGAAAACACGATGAATAAGGGCGGCGGCTGCTACTATGATTTCAGCGAGATAAGGGCGATCCGCGATGTTTGTCGCGAGCGGAACATCCCGCTGCATCTGGACGGCGCCCGGCTTTTCAATGCATTAGTCGAAACGGGCGAGACGCCCGCACAATACGGCGAAGCGTTCGATAGTATCAGCATTTGCCTTTCCAAAGGTCTGGGATGTCCCGTTGGGTCGTTGCTCATAGGAACGCGTGCGCTGATCCGCGAAGCACGGCGCTTCCGCAAGGTAATGGGTGGCGGCTGGCGCCAGGCTGGTTTTCTTGCAGCGGCCGGCCTTTACGCGCTCGATCACCATGTAGGCCGCCTGAAAGAAGATCATAGCCGCGCAAGGTCCGTGGGCGAATGCTTTTCGGCGCGGGCGGAGGTTGCGGAAGTTTTTCCGGTGGATACCAACATCGTGATCGTAAGGCTTCACGACGACATTTCCGAAAAAGAATACGTCAGCCGCCTGGCCGATGCCGGAATACTGGCTGTCACTTTTGGAAAAGGGCTCGTCCGGTTTGTCACGCATCTCGATTTTACCGACGACCACCTCGACATCATGCGGAGCAAAGTGAGAAACCTTTAA
- a CDS encoding MBL fold metallo-hydrolase, translating into MKIHIIDTGFFKLDGGAMFGVVPKTLWNKQNPADEKNLCSWAMRCLLIEDGEKLILVDTGMGNKQDDKFFSHYDLHGDATLLSSIEDKGFSPADITDVLLTHLHFDHVGGAVQFSRDGSRLDPTFPNAVYWTNEAHWQWATNPNPREKASFLKENILPLEESGQLRFIGQGESPFENIGLLHVDGHTEQMMLPVIQYKNQKIIYCADLFPSSYHVPIPWIMSYDMRPLQTMEEKQRVLQQALDEQCILFFEHDPVYEAALVEQTEKGIRIHERGALRDFIAS; encoded by the coding sequence ATGAAAATCCATATCATCGATACCGGCTTTTTCAAACTCGACGGCGGAGCGATGTTCGGGGTTGTCCCCAAAACGCTTTGGAACAAACAAAACCCGGCCGACGAAAAAAACCTCTGCTCATGGGCCATGCGCTGCCTGCTGATCGAGGACGGTGAAAAGCTGATACTCGTGGACACCGGCATGGGTAACAAACAGGACGATAAATTTTTCAGCCATTACGACCTGCACGGCGACGCCACATTGCTTTCTTCGATTGAGGACAAAGGTTTCAGCCCTGCCGATATCACCGACGTGCTCCTGACCCACCTGCATTTCGACCACGTAGGCGGCGCGGTACAATTCAGCCGCGACGGCTCCCGCCTCGACCCGACTTTCCCGAATGCCGTGTACTGGACCAACGAAGCGCATTGGCAATGGGCTACCAATCCAAATCCGCGCGAAAAGGCTTCTTTTTTGAAAGAGAATATCCTTCCATTGGAAGAATCGGGGCAGCTAAGGTTTATCGGGCAAGGCGAATCGCCTTTTGAAAACATCGGCCTGCTGCACGTCGACGGCCATACCGAGCAAATGATGCTGCCCGTAATTCAGTACAAGAACCAGAAGATCATCTACTGCGCAGACCTGTTCCCCTCGTCCTACCACGTCCCCATTCCCTGGATTATGAGCTACGACATGCGGCCGCTTCAAACAATGGAAGAAAAACAGCGCGTCCTTCAACAGGCCCTGGACGAGCAATGCATCCTCTTTTTCGAGCACGACCCTGTTTATGAAGCTGCATTGGTGGAGCAAACGGAGAAGGGAATCCGGATTCACGAACGGGGGGCGTTACGGGATTTCATAGCATCATGA
- a CDS encoding DUF4249 domain-containing protein: protein MFPRYVILFLLTLFLTACESLVTDVDKADLPQIESKLVVQSFISPQAARINVVVTESIPLFAEPDLKGGVIPNAVVKMSDGVREVVFPFDTANQLYSIEKGALAILPGKTYFLSVTQGVRKVDATCTVPSNAVVPASYEIDTSYSGSLSARDTSLTVKMTWNDIPGQANYYRVRASLDLEYSIADRLHDNTSPLTEKRIRNRFNFNWDDTIGRNDYRNDVNLDGTTFNSPIGRVNLPDPLYYNFNGREYIVYPKNKIVSVTMEVYHTDEHYFRYHRSVQTRGDSDNPFVEPSLIYTNVNGGLGCFGAYNSGHLIYRPK, encoded by the coding sequence ATGTTTCCCCGATACGTCATTTTGTTCTTACTGACATTGTTCCTTACAGCATGCGAGTCGCTTGTAACGGATGTCGACAAGGCAGATCTCCCGCAGATCGAGTCGAAGCTTGTCGTGCAATCGTTTATTTCCCCGCAGGCCGCGCGCATCAATGTGGTGGTTACGGAATCTATTCCGCTATTTGCCGAGCCCGACCTGAAAGGCGGCGTGATCCCCAATGCTGTCGTTAAAATGTCCGATGGAGTGCGCGAAGTGGTGTTTCCGTTCGATACCGCCAACCAGCTCTATTCCATCGAGAAGGGAGCTCTCGCTATTTTGCCCGGAAAAACATATTTCCTTTCGGTAACTCAGGGCGTCCGCAAGGTGGATGCCACGTGCACCGTGCCTTCCAACGCTGTTGTTCCGGCTTCTTATGAAATAGACACGTCCTATTCGGGCAGCTTGTCGGCGCGGGATACGTCGCTCACCGTTAAAATGACCTGGAACGACATTCCGGGCCAGGCCAACTATTACCGCGTGCGCGCCTCGCTCGATCTGGAATACAGCATCGCCGACCGGCTTCACGACAATACCAGTCCGCTGACGGAGAAAAGGATCAGGAACCGGTTCAATTTCAACTGGGACGACACCATCGGGCGGAACGATTACCGGAACGACGTAAACCTGGACGGCACCACTTTCAATTCGCCCATCGGGCGCGTCAACCTGCCCGATCCGCTGTATTACAATTTCAATGGCAGGGAATACATTGTTTATCCAAAAAACAAGATTGTTTCCGTCACCATGGAGGTTTACCACACCGATGAGCATTATTTCAGATACCATCGCTCGGTGCAAACGCGCGGCGATTCAGACAATCCGTTTGTAGAGCCTTCATTGATCTACACCAACGTCAACGGCGGCCTGGGCTGCTTCGGCGCATACAATTCCGGGCATTTAATATATCGTCCCAAATAA
- a CDS encoding FAD-dependent oxidoreductase — protein sequence MNRRNFFEKAIPASFALGAVATSCAPRTEMRYPDKHFHIGRGYHQIPKLRLSMDRIVKETVGLRPFRASGPRLDVEQLGNKTIVHNYGHGGSGWSLSWGTGNIARKNVLATGEKQIAVLGCGTVGIATARLLQESGCEVTIYTKDVPPNVTSNLATGTWSPASRVCDKTVAKPEFQAIWEDATRFSFRRFQFMLGMNDIACWAEEYGVFREAPVYIPGAGGEDFEIEGLLPERVRLTKKEHPFKADHVTRRTNIMFNIPTYLRHQLQDFTMFGGKVKIQEIKKPEDIDALSEKVVVNCMGLGAKPVFNDQELTPVSGQLSCLIPQGDVNYKLYTKGANFISRKDGIYIGSNGIVGNWDTTPSKEQTEKTVGILMKLMEEMKG from the coding sequence ATGAACCGCAGAAATTTCTTCGAAAAAGCCATCCCGGCAAGCTTCGCGTTAGGCGCAGTAGCAACTTCCTGTGCCCCGAGGACCGAAATGAGGTATCCCGACAAGCATTTCCACATCGGCAGAGGGTATCACCAGATTCCCAAACTGCGCCTGTCGATGGACCGCATCGTGAAGGAAACCGTAGGGTTGCGGCCATTCCGCGCCTCGGGACCGCGGCTTGACGTGGAGCAGCTCGGCAACAAAACGATCGTTCACAACTATGGTCACGGCGGCAGCGGCTGGTCGCTCTCGTGGGGGACGGGCAACATTGCCCGCAAGAACGTGCTCGCTACGGGCGAGAAGCAAATCGCCGTACTGGGCTGCGGCACGGTGGGCATTGCCACGGCGCGGCTGTTGCAGGAAAGCGGCTGCGAGGTGACTATCTATACGAAGGACGTGCCGCCCAATGTCACGAGCAACCTCGCTACCGGCACCTGGTCGCCGGCGTCGCGGGTGTGCGATAAGACAGTAGCGAAGCCCGAATTCCAGGCCATTTGGGAGGATGCCACGCGGTTTTCCTTCCGACGGTTCCAGTTTATGCTCGGTATGAACGACATTGCCTGCTGGGCCGAAGAATACGGCGTTTTCAGGGAAGCGCCGGTGTACATTCCCGGAGCGGGCGGGGAAGATTTTGAGATAGAAGGCTTGCTGCCCGAGCGCGTGCGGCTGACTAAAAAAGAACATCCTTTTAAAGCCGATCACGTGACGCGGCGCACGAATATCATGTTCAACATCCCGACTTACCTGCGGCACCAGTTGCAGGATTTTACCATGTTTGGCGGGAAAGTAAAGATCCAGGAGATCAAAAAACCGGAAGATATCGACGCATTATCCGAAAAAGTGGTCGTGAACTGCATGGGGCTGGGCGCCAAGCCGGTTTTCAACGACCAGGAGCTGACGCCCGTGTCAGGCCAGCTTTCCTGCCTTATTCCGCAGGGCGATGTGAACTACAAGTTATACACGAAAGGCGCCAACTTCATTTCCCGGAAAGACGGCATTTACATTGGAAGCAACGGGATTGTCGGCAACTGGGACACCACGCCGAGCAAGGAACAAACCGAAAAGACCGTCGGGATACTGATGAAACTGATGGAGGAAATGAAGGGGTAA
- a CDS encoding SMP-30/gluconolactonase/LRE family protein — translation MDSKSIVAPGAQVEKLGDGYKFTEGPVPDKDGNVFFTDQPNNKIIRWNAETGAFSTFSDKAGRANGMYFDQKGNLVACSDEENQVWSFDKNGNPTVLVKDYEGKLLNGPNDLWIDAKGGIYLTDPLYKRDYWKRDPEMQQDGQHVYYLSPDRKQFIRVDEKLKKPNGIIGTADGKKLYVADIGDNKTYVYNIQKDGKLTNRQLFVSKGSDGMILDEEGNLYITGDGVTVFDKSGTQIAHFPVHKGWTANVCFGGKNRDLLFITAETAVYGLKMKVKGVK, via the coding sequence ATGGATTCGAAGTCAATCGTTGCGCCCGGCGCGCAGGTCGAGAAACTCGGCGATGGGTACAAATTCACCGAAGGGCCTGTTCCCGATAAAGACGGTAATGTGTTTTTTACAGATCAGCCTAATAACAAAATCATTCGCTGGAATGCCGAAACGGGCGCATTCAGTACATTTTCAGACAAGGCAGGCCGTGCGAACGGCATGTACTTCGATCAGAAAGGCAACCTCGTTGCCTGTTCAGATGAAGAAAATCAGGTCTGGTCTTTTGACAAAAACGGTAACCCGACCGTGCTCGTGAAGGATTACGAAGGCAAGCTGCTCAATGGCCCCAACGACCTCTGGATCGACGCCAAAGGCGGTATTTACCTTACCGATCCGCTCTACAAACGCGATTACTGGAAGCGTGATCCCGAAATGCAGCAGGACGGCCAGCATGTGTACTACCTCAGTCCCGACCGGAAGCAGTTTATCCGCGTGGATGAAAAGCTGAAAAAGCCCAACGGCATTATCGGAACAGCCGACGGCAAAAAACTGTACGTAGCCGACATCGGTGATAACAAAACCTATGTGTACAACATCCAGAAGGACGGCAAACTTACCAACCGGCAGCTTTTCGTCTCCAAAGGGTCCGACGGCATGATCCTGGACGAAGAAGGCAACCTGTACATTACCGGCGACGGCGTGACGGTGTTCGACAAATCGGGCACACAAATCGCCCATTTTCCCGTGCATAAGGGCTGGACGGCCAACGTTTGCTTCGGTGGAAAAAACCGCGATCTGCTCTTTATCACGGCCGAAACAGCTGTGTATGGTTTAAAAATGAAGGTTAAAGGTGTAAAATAA